From a region of the Dehalococcoidia bacterium genome:
- a CDS encoding NAD-dependent epimerase/dehydratase family protein: MPKALVTGATGFVGSNLVRTLLQAGWQVRAVVRPTSPLVALEGLPVERVVGDLTQPTSLARAMDGLDAVFHVAALNAFWARDTREFYRVNVEGTRAVCEAALRAGVKRVVHTSTWAVFSTPPRGQAITEQTPTDPRRLTGPYRLTKYLAEREAMSFVPQGLDLVVVNPTVPVGPWDVKPTPTGRIVLNFLLGRTPAYVHTTLNLIAVEDVAMGHLLAYQKGRTGQRYLLGHRNITLREIFAILASLTGRKAPRLRLPIPLALTVAYADHFVEGILLRREPLLPLEGVLHAREWRIADCGKAVRELGLPQTSVEEALERAVRWFVDHGYVPRRTTTLLTRNPSAQVRP; the protein is encoded by the coding sequence ATGCCAAAGGCCTTGGTAACGGGAGCAACAGGGTTCGTAGGGAGCAACCTGGTGCGCACCTTGCTCCAGGCGGGGTGGCAGGTGCGGGCTGTGGTACGCCCCACCAGTCCCCTTGTGGCTTTAGAGGGCCTCCCCGTGGAACGCGTGGTGGGCGACCTGACCCAGCCGACCAGCCTCGCCCGAGCGATGGACGGGTTAGACGCCGTGTTCCATGTGGCAGCCCTGAATGCCTTTTGGGCGCGGGACACGCGGGAGTTCTACCGAGTGAATGTGGAGGGGACGAGGGCCGTCTGTGAGGCAGCCCTGCGCGCCGGGGTCAAAAGGGTGGTGCATACCAGCACATGGGCGGTGTTCAGCACCCCTCCCCGCGGCCAAGCCATCACCGAGCAGACGCCCACCGACCCTCGCCGCCTCACCGGCCCTTACCGCCTCACCAAGTACTTGGCGGAGCGGGAGGCGATGTCTTTCGTCCCGCAGGGGTTAGACCTGGTAGTGGTCAACCCGACGGTGCCCGTCGGCCCCTGGGATGTGAAGCCCACGCCCACGGGGCGTATTGTCCTCAACTTTTTGCTGGGGCGCACGCCCGCCTATGTGCACACCACTTTGAACCTCATCGCCGTGGAGGATGTGGCGATGGGGCATCTGCTGGCTTACCAGAAGGGGCGAACAGGCCAGCGCTACCTGCTGGGCCACCGCAACATCACCCTGCGAGAGATCTTCGCCATTCTTGCCTCCCTCACGGGGCGCAAGGCTCCCCGCTTACGCCTCCCCATTCCCCTGGCCCTGACGGTAGCCTACGCCGACCACTTTGTGGAGGGCATCCTCCTGCGGCGGGAGCCGCTGTTGCCGTTGGAGGGGGTTCTGCACGCCCGGGAGTGGCGCATCGCCGACTGTGGGAAGGCGGTGCGGGAACTGGGCCTGCCCCAAACCTCGGTTGAGGAGGCTCTGGAGCGGGCGGTGCGATGGTTTGTGGACCACGGCTATGTGCCCCGCCGCACTACCACCCTTCTGACACGCAATCCCTCTGCCCAGGTGCGCCCATGA
- a CDS encoding class I SAM-dependent RNA methyltransferase: MLGTGTAPSRFAPGQRLRLTLGEMGALGECRAEVEGLPIWVFGGIPQEEVVAEVVRWRRTYAAARVVEVVCPSPHRVTPPCPYFWPCTGCQWQHIAYPYQLHLKRHLVRKALATVDALADVPVQETLPSPQIWGYRNHARMTIGPQGKVGFVNRTTREFVPIDACLLMHPWINQALAHLQGKCAETSQMSIRYGVHTGQWLIQPPLHEPSITLATGQKYYEEALWGRRFRIASPSFFQVNTLQAEQMVRVVRDALGLNGQGILVDAYAGVGTFGILLAPFVTRVIAIEESASAVDDARINAQGIPNIEFRQGKVEEVLPTLETHPDAVIVDPPRRGCHPEALHTLNRLAIPRLMYVSCDLEALVRDLTHLVKGPYRVVWVQPVDMFPHTHHIECLALLVRKDAVGSSPQGDRA, encoded by the coding sequence ATGCTGGGCACGGGTACCGCCCCTTCCCGCTTCGCACCTGGGCAACGCTTGCGTCTGACCCTGGGGGAGATGGGAGCATTGGGGGAATGTCGCGCCGAGGTTGAAGGCTTGCCCATATGGGTGTTTGGAGGCATCCCGCAAGAGGAGGTGGTGGCTGAAGTAGTGCGCTGGCGCAGGACCTATGCGGCCGCCCGTGTCGTAGAGGTGGTGTGCCCGTCCCCCCACAGGGTAACGCCCCCTTGCCCCTACTTCTGGCCCTGCACCGGTTGCCAATGGCAACACATCGCCTACCCGTATCAACTGCACCTCAAACGCCACCTGGTGCGCAAGGCACTGGCTACTGTGGACGCATTGGCTGATGTGCCCGTGCAAGAGACCCTCCCCAGTCCCCAGATTTGGGGCTACCGCAACCACGCCCGTATGACCATCGGCCCTCAGGGGAAAGTGGGCTTCGTCAACCGCACCACCCGAGAGTTCGTGCCCATAGACGCCTGTCTGCTCATGCACCCGTGGATCAATCAAGCCCTGGCCCACTTACAGGGCAAATGCGCTGAAACGAGCCAGATGTCCATCCGCTACGGGGTGCACACGGGGCAGTGGCTCATCCAACCCCCCTTGCACGAACCCAGTATCACCCTCGCCACAGGCCAGAAATATTATGAAGAGGCGTTATGGGGCCGTCGGTTCCGCATCGCATCCCCCTCTTTTTTTCAAGTGAACACCCTGCAAGCCGAACAGATGGTGCGGGTTGTTCGGGACGCCCTGGGCCTCAACGGGCAAGGCATCCTGGTGGACGCTTATGCAGGGGTGGGGACCTTCGGCATCCTCCTCGCCCCCTTCGTGACACGGGTCATCGCTATCGAGGAATCGGCCTCGGCTGTGGATGACGCCCGAATCAACGCCCAGGGCATCCCCAATATAGAGTTCCGTCAAGGGAAGGTGGAGGAAGTGCTCCCCACGTTAGAAACACACCCCGATGCGGTGATTGTGGATCCCCCCCGTCGGGGGTGCCATCCCGAAGCCCTGCACACCCTCAACCGTTTGGCTATCCCGCGGCTGATGTATGTGTCGTGCGACCTGGAGGCCCTCGTGCGCGACCTGACCCACTTGGTCAAGGGGCCCTATCGGGTGGTGTGGGTCCAGCCAGTGGACATGTTCCCCCACACCCACCATATTGAATGCCTCGCCCTGCTCGTCAGGAAAGACGCCGTGGGGTCTTCGCCCCAGGGGGATAGGGCGTGA
- a CDS encoding polyprenyl synthetase family protein: MPVVGAEVKPQVPRLLGAYQEALGPALRGAVSGAAPDLLLPLHYHLGWVDAQGHPTVAEQGKGLRPTLCLFACEAMGAPPERALPAAVALECIHNFSLIHDDIQDGDRERRHRPTVWAVWGVNKALTAGNALRVLADLALLRLHWSGVSAQVVVQASRVLTEGYLEMIEGQVLDLSYETRLDITVQDYLHMVSKKTAALMGVALHLGTLVAGAAETAVDALRQAGRLLGIAFQVQDDVLGIWGERAVTGKAVGADIVRRKKSFPIVYALQYAPQELATRLRTFYQGESMNLHQVAQVLDILDKVQARSYAQRTAHGFCQEALNLARPVLPSWAADALEELAHFVVDRPM, encoded by the coding sequence GTGCCCGTGGTCGGAGCCGAGGTGAAACCTCAAGTGCCCCGCCTGTTGGGGGCCTATCAGGAAGCCTTGGGGCCCGCCCTGCGCGGGGCGGTGAGCGGGGCCGCACCCGACCTTCTTTTGCCTTTGCACTACCATCTGGGGTGGGTGGATGCCCAGGGGCACCCCACGGTCGCGGAGCAAGGCAAGGGCCTGCGCCCGACCTTATGCCTTTTCGCCTGTGAGGCTATGGGGGCACCCCCCGAGCGTGCCTTACCTGCTGCCGTCGCGTTGGAGTGCATCCATAACTTCTCCCTCATTCACGACGATATCCAGGATGGGGATCGGGAGCGTCGGCACCGACCGACAGTCTGGGCGGTGTGGGGGGTGAACAAGGCTCTCACCGCCGGCAACGCTTTGCGGGTGCTCGCCGACCTTGCCCTCCTGCGGTTACACTGGAGCGGTGTCTCGGCCCAGGTGGTGGTGCAAGCGTCTCGGGTGTTGACGGAGGGCTATCTGGAGATGATCGAGGGGCAGGTGTTGGATTTGAGCTACGAGACCCGCCTGGACATCACCGTGCAGGACTATCTGCATATGGTCTCCAAGAAAACGGCCGCGTTGATGGGCGTGGCGTTGCATTTGGGGACGCTGGTAGCAGGGGCTGCGGAGACCGCCGTGGACGCCCTCCGACAGGCGGGGAGACTGTTGGGGATAGCCTTCCAGGTGCAGGATGACGTGCTGGGCATCTGGGGGGAAAGGGCTGTGACCGGTAAGGCGGTGGGAGCGGATATCGTGCGGCGCAAAAAGTCGTTCCCCATCGTCTATGCCCTGCAGTACGCCCCCCAGGAGTTGGCGACCCGCCTGCGCACCTTCTACCAGGGGGAGAGCATGAACCTTCATCAGGTTGCCCAGGTTTTGGATATCTTGGACAAAGTGCAGGCGCGCTCATACGCCCAGCGGACGGCTCACGGCTTCTGCCAGGAGGCTTTAAACTTGGCCCGTCCCGTGCTCCCATCCTGGGCTGCCGATGCCCTGGAGGAACTGGCTCACTTCGTCGTTGACCGTCCCATGTAG
- a CDS encoding twin-arginine translocase TatA/TatE family subunit produces the protein MNFLNIGPLELLFILLVALLLLGPEKLASTARRVGKTVARLRRATEDLPSLLDEIDPPPPPPAPPEGALPRPPRQAQEKAGSPLKE, from the coding sequence GTGAACTTCCTGAACATCGGCCCGTTGGAGTTGCTGTTTATCCTCTTGGTGGCCCTCCTTCTGCTGGGGCCGGAGAAACTGGCCTCCACGGCTCGGCGTGTAGGGAAAACGGTCGCCCGTCTCCGCAGAGCCACGGAAGACCTCCCGTCCTTGCTGGACGAGATAGACCCCCCTCCTCCGCCCCCAGCGCCCCCCGAAGGGGCGCTTCCCCGGCCTCCACGCCAGGCACAGGAAAAAGCAGGCTCCCCACTCAAGGAGTAG
- a CDS encoding secondary thiamine-phosphate synthase enzyme YjbQ, translating into MTMQTHLGKPTLLASHQGTAWWCRTYVVSLHSSKAPEFIDCTPQVERLVQEAGVSNGIAVVFSRHTTAAVILNEMEPLLLADMERFLERLAPRNAYYQHNDFTIRTVNMNDDECPNGHAHCQHSLLGASETIPIVNGRLALGRWQRIFFVELDRPRPRELVVQIMGIA; encoded by the coding sequence ATGACCATGCAGACACATCTGGGCAAACCCACTTTGTTGGCTTCACACCAGGGCACGGCGTGGTGGTGCCGAACCTATGTGGTGAGCCTCCACAGTAGTAAAGCCCCGGAGTTTATCGACTGCACCCCACAGGTGGAACGCCTAGTGCAGGAAGCGGGAGTCTCCAACGGCATTGCCGTGGTTTTCTCACGCCACACCACCGCCGCTGTCATCCTCAACGAGATGGAGCCTCTGCTCCTGGCAGATATGGAACGTTTCCTGGAGCGCCTGGCCCCCCGCAACGCCTACTACCAGCACAACGATTTCACCATCCGCACCGTCAACATGAACGACGACGAGTGCCCCAACGGGCACGCCCATTGCCAACATAGCCTTCTGGGGGCCAGCGAGACCATCCCCATCGTCAACGGCAGGCTCGCCCTCGGGCGCTGGCAACGCATCTTTTTTGTGGAACTGGATCGTCCTCGCCCCCGGGAACTGGTGGTGCAGATCATGGGTATCGCGTAG
- the shc gene encoding squalene--hopene cyclase, producing MTQVSPRVDEALVVAVSEAVRRSQDYFLRIQDAAGWWWGELASNPTMEAEYLLLTHFLGVADKERWRKIVNYILSKQRPDGGWEQYYAAPRGDVSTSVECYFALKLAGVPADAEPMRRAREFILSRGGVPATRVFTKIWLALFGQWDWRAVPMLPPEMMFLPSWSPINIYEFSSWARATIVALTIVRALRPVCPIPPEAAVDELYPIPKSRMRWGIPPPRRMLSWRGFFWLADALLRQYERSPWKPLRHAALRRAEAWVLAHQEADGSWGGIQPPWVYSLLALKVLGYPLHHPVMVAGLRGLEGFAIEEKDTWRVQACISPVWDTCLTMIALLDSGLPPDHPALQRAARWLLSQEIRIPGDWAVKVRGVEPSGWAFEFENDLYPDTDDTAEVLMALARTRLPPEEERAKTEAIQRGVRWLLAMQSKNGGWGAFDKDNTREILAHIPFADFGETLDPPSEDVTAHILELLGRLGYPRTYPAVARGLRYLLSQQEFDGAWFGRWGVNALYGVGAVLPALEAVGEDMSQPAVRRAVKWLLAHQNPDGGWGETCASYADFSLRGKGPSTASQTAWALMALMAGGLWEHPAVARGLEYLVRTQRSDGTWDEPYYTGTGFPGYGIGRRLTRPPRPGEPGYQGTELPYAFMINYHLYRNYWPLMALGRWLRWKRTGAPKSTLN from the coding sequence ATGACGCAGGTCTCTCCCCGTGTCGACGAGGCTTTGGTCGTTGCCGTGAGTGAGGCGGTTCGGCGCAGTCAGGACTACTTTCTGCGCATCCAGGACGCCGCCGGCTGGTGGTGGGGCGAACTGGCCTCTAACCCCACCATGGAGGCCGAATATCTGCTCCTGACCCATTTTCTCGGTGTAGCCGATAAAGAGCGGTGGCGGAAGATCGTCAACTACATTCTTTCCAAGCAGAGGCCCGACGGGGGGTGGGAGCAATATTACGCCGCCCCCCGCGGGGATGTGAGCACCTCGGTGGAGTGTTACTTCGCCTTGAAACTGGCGGGGGTGCCCGCCGATGCCGAGCCCATGCGCCGCGCGCGGGAGTTTATCCTTTCCCGCGGAGGGGTGCCCGCCACACGGGTGTTCACCAAGATATGGCTGGCGCTTTTCGGCCAGTGGGACTGGCGGGCGGTGCCCATGCTCCCCCCGGAGATGATGTTCTTACCGTCCTGGTCGCCCATCAATATTTATGAGTTCTCCTCGTGGGCGCGGGCGACCATCGTGGCCCTGACTATTGTGCGTGCCCTGCGTCCCGTGTGCCCCATTCCTCCGGAGGCCGCGGTGGATGAACTATACCCCATTCCCAAGAGCCGGATGAGGTGGGGCATACCTCCCCCACGGCGGATGCTGTCGTGGCGGGGGTTTTTCTGGCTGGCGGATGCCCTTTTGCGCCAGTATGAGCGGTCGCCCTGGAAGCCCTTGCGCCACGCGGCCCTACGCCGTGCCGAGGCGTGGGTGCTGGCCCACCAGGAGGCCGACGGCTCATGGGGCGGTATTCAGCCGCCGTGGGTGTATTCCCTTCTGGCTTTGAAGGTGTTGGGGTATCCGCTGCACCACCCGGTTATGGTGGCGGGCCTACGGGGGTTGGAGGGCTTCGCCATTGAGGAGAAGGACACCTGGCGGGTGCAAGCGTGTATTTCGCCCGTGTGGGATACATGCCTTACCATGATCGCCCTTCTGGATAGCGGATTGCCTCCCGACCATCCGGCTCTTCAGCGGGCCGCCCGCTGGCTCCTGTCCCAGGAAATCCGCATCCCCGGCGACTGGGCAGTGAAGGTGCGCGGGGTGGAGCCGAGCGGGTGGGCGTTTGAGTTTGAGAACGACCTTTACCCCGACACCGATGATACGGCCGAGGTACTCATGGCCCTGGCGCGCACGCGGTTACCCCCCGAAGAGGAGCGGGCCAAGACGGAGGCGATCCAGCGAGGGGTGCGGTGGCTGTTGGCTATGCAGAGCAAAAACGGTGGGTGGGGAGCCTTCGATAAGGACAATACGCGCGAGATCTTGGCTCACATACCCTTCGCCGACTTTGGGGAGACCCTAGACCCCCCCAGTGAGGATGTTACAGCGCATATCCTGGAACTGCTGGGGCGCTTGGGATATCCCCGCACCTATCCCGCGGTGGCCCGAGGCCTGCGCTACCTGCTCTCCCAGCAGGAGTTTGACGGTGCCTGGTTCGGGCGGTGGGGGGTGAACGCTCTTTACGGAGTGGGGGCAGTGCTCCCCGCCCTGGAGGCCGTGGGAGAGGATATGAGCCAGCCTGCTGTGCGGCGCGCCGTGAAGTGGCTTCTGGCCCACCAGAATCCCGACGGAGGATGGGGGGAGACCTGCGCCTCCTATGCCGACTTCTCCCTGCGAGGGAAGGGGCCGAGCACCGCCTCCCAGACCGCCTGGGCCTTGATGGCCCTGATGGCCGGCGGGCTGTGGGAGCACCCCGCTGTGGCTCGGGGGCTAGAGTATTTGGTGCGCACCCAACGGTCCGACGGCACTTGGGACGAACCCTACTACACGGGCACAGGCTTCCCAGGGTACGGCATTGGCCGACGGCTGACCCGCCCCCCACGGCCAGGGGAGCCTGGATATCAGGGCACCGAACTGCCCTACGCCTTCATGATTAACTACCACCTGTATCGCAACTACTGGCCCTTGATGGCTTTGGGGCGTTGGCTCCGATGGAAGCGCACCGGCGCCCCCAAAAGCACTCTAAACTAG
- the hpnH gene encoding adenosyl-hopene transferase HpnH has translation MAITIRPAPAKPTPKITTAEEALRLFRPEKPVRPRRPMQLGIRLFTYIIAQRLKGRKRFPLVTMLEPLEACNLTCEGCGRIREYEPVLHRMLTLEECLQAVEASGAPIVSIAGGEPTMYPHLPELLAELVRRKYFVFCCTNALLLEKVLHKVPPSQYLCWVIHLDGMEEQHDRSVARRGVWRVAMRASKKALEMGYRVCCNTTLFKGSNAEDLYELFETVTQMGFEGIMLSAGYDFQMVPNQDVFLKRQESIEVFKRILAPDKVRRFRFYNNPLYLSFLRGERWYQCTAWSNPTYTILGWRKPCYPLADAHTHNVQELFSDALWEKYGVGKDPRCANCMMHCGFESATIFGAVKRPGDMVAMLRGILTNRSGIGVS, from the coding sequence GTGGCGATCACTATCCGCCCCGCACCGGCCAAGCCCACACCCAAAATCACTACCGCCGAGGAGGCCTTGCGCCTATTCCGTCCGGAAAAGCCCGTGCGCCCGCGTCGCCCTATGCAACTGGGCATCCGCCTATTCACCTACATCATCGCCCAGCGTCTGAAGGGGCGCAAACGCTTCCCCTTGGTGACCATGCTGGAGCCTTTGGAGGCGTGCAACCTCACCTGCGAGGGGTGTGGACGCATCCGCGAGTATGAGCCGGTCCTCCACCGCATGCTGACTTTGGAGGAGTGTCTGCAGGCTGTGGAGGCTTCAGGAGCCCCCATTGTCTCCATCGCAGGGGGCGAGCCAACAATGTATCCTCACTTGCCGGAGCTGTTGGCCGAACTGGTGCGCCGCAAGTATTTCGTGTTCTGCTGCACCAATGCCCTGCTCCTGGAAAAGGTCTTGCACAAGGTGCCCCCCTCCCAGTACCTGTGCTGGGTGATTCACCTGGACGGGATGGAGGAGCAGCATGACCGTTCGGTGGCCCGTCGGGGGGTGTGGCGAGTGGCTATGCGCGCCTCCAAGAAGGCTTTGGAGATGGGCTACCGGGTCTGCTGCAATACTACCCTGTTCAAGGGGAGCAACGCCGAAGACCTTTATGAACTCTTCGAGACTGTTACCCAGATGGGCTTTGAGGGCATAATGCTCTCGGCTGGCTACGATTTCCAGATGGTGCCCAATCAGGATGTGTTCCTGAAGCGCCAGGAGTCCATTGAAGTGTTCAAACGCATCCTCGCCCCCGACAAGGTGCGCCGTTTCCGCTTCTACAACAATCCCCTGTATCTCTCCTTCCTGCGCGGGGAGCGATGGTATCAGTGCACCGCCTGGTCCAACCCCACTTATACCATCTTGGGCTGGCGTAAGCCCTGCTACCCCTTGGCCGATGCCCATACGCACAATGTGCAGGAGCTCTTCAGCGACGCCCTGTGGGAGAAGTATGGGGTGGGGAAAGACCCCCGCTGCGCCAACTGTATGATGCACTGCGGATTTGAATCGGCGACTATTTTTGGGGCGGTGAAGCGCCCGGGGGATATGGTGGCCATGCTCCGGGGGATCCTGACGAACCGGAGCGGCATCGGGGTCAGTTAG
- the hpnC gene encoding squalene synthase HpnC has protein sequence MPLLARPAQIPTLPLDSRAECSLDEAYALCVCLARTHYENFTVGSWLLPRDKLRHVCAIYAFCRTVDDLGDEAQGDRLALLDEWEADLRRCYTDTPRHPYLKALQATIRTFDIPLTPFLKLIEANRLDQRHTRWPTYQDLLFYCDHSANPVGHLFLYLFGYRDAERQRLADATCTALQLTNFWQDVRRDWDKGRIYIPLEDMARFGYTEGDLAQGVVNDAFRRLMAFEVERTRALFQQGLALVEKVEGLVRLDIKLFSLGGLAVLDAIERQGYDTLTRRPVVSKPRKVWLLLKTLVGMKVRGQV, from the coding sequence GTGCCCTTGCTGGCTCGTCCGGCCCAGATTCCAACCCTCCCGCTGGACAGCAGGGCGGAGTGCTCCTTAGATGAGGCGTATGCCCTGTGCGTGTGCCTCGCCCGCACCCACTACGAGAACTTCACCGTCGGCTCCTGGCTCCTGCCGCGGGACAAACTGCGCCATGTGTGCGCTATCTACGCCTTTTGCCGCACGGTAGACGACTTGGGGGACGAGGCCCAGGGGGATCGCCTAGCCCTCTTGGACGAGTGGGAGGCCGACCTGCGCCGATGCTATACCGATACCCCCCGCCATCCCTATCTGAAGGCCCTCCAAGCCACCATCCGCACCTTTGATATCCCCCTAACCCCGTTCCTCAAACTCATAGAGGCCAACCGCCTAGACCAGCGCCACACCCGTTGGCCCACTTACCAAGACCTGCTCTTTTACTGCGACCATTCGGCCAACCCGGTGGGGCACCTGTTCCTGTACCTGTTCGGGTATCGGGATGCCGAGCGCCAGCGCCTGGCCGATGCCACCTGCACCGCCCTGCAACTGACCAACTTCTGGCAGGATGTGCGCCGCGACTGGGACAAGGGGCGTATCTACATACCTCTGGAGGATATGGCCCGCTTCGGCTATACCGAAGGGGATTTGGCGCAGGGTGTGGTGAACGACGCCTTCCGACGCCTCATGGCCTTTGAGGTGGAGCGCACCCGCGCTCTGTTCCAGCAAGGCCTGGCACTGGTGGAGAAGGTGGAAGGCCTTGTGCGTCTAGACATAAAACTGTTCTCCCTAGGGGGGTTGGCGGTGTTGGACGCCATAGAGCGTCAAGGGTATGATACCCTCACCCGTCGCCCCGTTGTCTCC